In Thermosphaera sp., the sequence AGTGAAAACTCATCATTCCAATAGACTCCTTTTGAGATAGTTTCTACAACCTTGTTTTTCCACGCAATAGGGTCTCTTCTTCTAACCAATCTAATGTAGAAGGGCGATAACCAGTGGTCGAATCTCCATAAATCGCCCCCACAGACGCCGTCCACCATGTTCTTTAAATAATCAACGCTACCTTCGGCAGTAGGGGAGAGATTTCTCGCTACTACTCCAACTCCACATGTCGATCTATCGATGTATAAATGAGCGCCTCTAAGAGTCAGGCCCTCTTTCCACTTCTCTTCCCACACATGATGATCATACCACTCGATTGCAACTCCCTTACGCGCTAAGAACCCTATCGCCTCCAGGACTTCCTCGTATACAACAGGATTAATGCCTATGTCGAAGACGGCTAGCTTGTCGCATCCTATTTCAAGGGCTTTTTTAACGGCTTTGTTCATCAGGTAAGGCTCAGTATAGAGAACATGGTAGTAGGATGGTCGGTTGAGGTATATGTAAAGCCCTGCTGAGGCAACACCATCCATGTCTGTATGGGTAATTAGCAGCTCTTTCATGGATAATCCGCCATAGAGTATTTAATAAATTCTCAATGTATTTTATATATGGTTTGACAAATTTACTAAGCTTTTAGAGGAGTGCTCTTTGGCAACCAATGAGGTACCCGTAGACAAGGAGAAGCTACATTTGCTTGGTGACGTTACTTACGAAGCAGAGTTGCTACTGCGGGCTAAATACCTCGAAACCATCACAGGAGGGCTTTCGGGATTTAAAGAATTTCTGAGCAAGAGAAATCGCGGATCCTTTCTATTAACAAGCAATTTTGAAACGGGAAGGATATCAGTTTTAATCGAAAATGGTAAAGTGGCCTCAACACTCTACATCGACTCTACGACGGGAGAAAGGAGGGCGGGTGAGGATTCTCTCAACCTCTTCTTAGAACTCGTCGCTAGACCGGATTCTGTTTTCCGTGTTTTCGAAATTAGAGAGAGCAGGGAGGAAACAACACCTGCTCAGGAACCAGTGAGAGAACCCTCTACTGCTAGGCGGCCGCTCGAAAAAGTGCCTCAAATACCTAGCGGAGCTCTTGCAATAGATTCCGATAAGCTTCAACAATTCAAAAAAGAGTTTCGCCAAATAGCAGTTGAAACCGCCGAGGCTTTTGGTTGCAGGATCGTTGATTTAACCTATGAGATCGTTGGCAACGATTTAACGATAAGCATCATATTGAAAAAGAAGGGGATTTTCGGAAAATGTCTCGAGGACGAGCTTGCGGAGACTTTAAGGAATGATCTACCGTTGCTGAGGGATAATTTTGATTTGAAATTGAATATTAATTTGAAAACAAGCCTAATGGAATAACTACTCGGCTGGCATTTCGACTGCTTCTTTCTTTAAGAGCTCCTCCAGTTCGGCCTTGGCCTTTTCATACACCACCATTGGTTCATAGTAGTAATCAAATATCACCCTTGACACGTCCCAGGCGTCTCTAATGCCTTTGACCAGCATCCACTCTAGGACTGTGCTCCTTCTTTTCACCTCTTCGATTAAATCACTAACATCTAGCCCCCTCTTTGCCGCTATATCCTGTAAGTGGATGCTTCTATCGAGACTCACGATGTGGGAGTCCGTTCGGGGGTCCCAGGTGGAGATTTTTATGTATTTTTCGAAATCCTCTACCTCTTGAACAACCGTTATTCTGCGTCTAACTTTCACTACTCCTTTCTCTACTCTTGTAATTACTCTTTGAACATGCATGAAAACGTTCATAAGCCTCATATAGGTTGGCGGAATGTTCATGGGCGGACTCGTTAGACGTTTCACCGCATAGTCTAAAGTTTCCGCATGGATCGTCGAGGCTCCACTGTGTCCCGTGGCCATCGCTTGGAATAGGACGAATGCCTCGTCTCCTCGAACCTCTCCAACAATTATATAGTCGGGCCTGTACCTTAGGCTAAGCTTAACGAGATCATACAGCTTCACGCTTGTTCCAAGAGACTGTGCACCCGCGATATAGACCTCCCTGCTGGTCAATTGGACCCAGTTCACGTGCGGGAGATTCAACTCCGGTGTATCCTCAATCGTAACGATTTTCATACCTGGTTTTATGAACATCGATAATGCGTTCAGCAATGTCGTTTTCCCTGTACCAGTGCCTCCAGCGACCATGAACGTTTTTCCATGCTCGAGGAGCAACCATATGTATGCCGACGTTAAACTATCGATATTTCCTTGCTCTATGAGCTCGATGACGCTGAAAGGCTTTTCTCTAAACTTACGAATCGTGAATGAAGGTCCTTTAACCGATACTTCATGTCCATAAGTGGCTGCGACACGATGTTTCTCGGGCAACATTGCATCTAAAACAGGATACGCGATACTAATATGTTTTCCAGACATGTGGGCAAGCTTCATAATCAATTCATTCAGATACTCCTCATCCAAAAACGAAATGTTGGATGGTATACTCTCGTATTTCCTATGCCCGACGAATATCGGAACATTTACCCCGTTGCAGGACAAATCTTCAATATTCGGATCCCTCAGAAATGGATCTATCGAACCATAACCCAACAGGTTCCTCTCAACATAGTAGAAGACTTTGATCCTTCTAGCTCCCACCAGTCCGAGCTTGTCTCTGTACTTTTCGGCGATTCTTTCAACTTCCTTGAAAACGTAAGCCCTCAAGTCCCTTATATCTTCGGGTTTAGATGGGGGGTGTATTTCATCCATTAATATCTCCGCAAGCTTGGACAGAACGCTTTTATCCTCAGGGGTTAAACCCTGCTCTTCAACAAAATACATCGGACCCGTTGGCGTTTCAGCGATTGTGATCTTCACGAACGGCTTATAAACATAATACGACTCTAAAACTCTCCAGCTCTGATCTCTTTCAACGATTTTTAATGGCTCCTCGACGGGCATGACCCTTTCTATGGAGAGCTTCTTCTCCTCCTTCCCCAGAGTCTTCTTGGGCTTTTTTCGAAGAGTTAAAATCGATGCTAAGGAAAATTTCTGCTTTGGTTTCTCGCTCGAACTCATTTCGCCAACCACTCTCTATTATATACGCGAAAACTATAAAAACTTATTAAGTAAACGAGTTAATAATTCTCTTAGGTGTACTCATGAAATTCTGGGACCGCGTTTACAGGTATTTTGGCGATTATGCTGACGAAATACTACGAGTTACCCCTTCTCTCTCTAGAAATCTTAGAAGATCGAATATTCACATTCACACCGAGGTTTACGCGTCTCTCGTCCTATTCGTGCTTGCAGTCTCGGCTGGAATAGCTGTAGCGATAGGAGTGTTAGGGTTTTTCATAGGTTTTCCGTTTATTATTCCATTAGTTGTCGTGATTCCCGTTCTAGCATATTTGCTCATGCTTGTCATACCATCTCTTATTGCAGGATCAAGGGCCACCGCAATTGATGGCGAGTTCCCTTACACTATTAGTTATTTAAGCATAATGGTTATGAGCGGGCTGTCCCCGTATATAGCTTTCGAGCGGGTCCTTAAGGGAAGCGTCATATTTCAGAAAACAAGCGAGCTAGCCCAGAGATTCGTGTTGCTGAATAAGATTCTCGGGAAGGACCCTCTCACAGCGTTCGCTATGCTATCTGATAGAAATCCGAGTTCAAGAGTTAGAGAAACCCTATCAGGGTATATCTCTACCGTCAAGGCAGGAGGAGATGTGATTGATTATTTAAATAAGAGAGCTCGTGCACTATTCAACGACCTTCTGGTCGCGATGAAAATAATTGCAGATAGGCTTGGGGGTCTTCTCGAATCTTATCTTGCAATAGTCCTCCTTACAATGATCAGCTTTACCGTTTTGTATTTCGTTACCGCCAGCTACAGCGGAGTCATAGCGTTCGGCATAGATACTGGAACGATGGCACTCCTTCTATACATTTTGATGCCATTCATCAGCGTTGCGATAATTTATTTAGGAGATGTAATGCAGTATAAAGAACCCTGGATGGATTGGAGACCATATTACATGTTCTTTGGAGTAACTATACCTATGGCAACCGTATTATCCCTTCTAGGCATAGTATTATACGGAAATCCAAGTTACAGAACGAATCCCCTTGTCAGCGTCGTTCACGACCTCCTCGTACTCCCTATGAGTTTTTCCGATATTCCTCCAAACTTGACATTCGTGGAGTCCTCTATAGCTTTGTCTATGGCCTTAATTCTCAGTCTCATTCCTTCAATGATTTATGCAGAATACGTTGCCAAGGAATATACGATTATAAATGGGATCACTAGATTCATAAGAGACTTGGTCGAGGTAAGGAAAACAGGGCTACCGCCAGAGAAAAGCATCATAGAGCTGTCAAGCAGAGACTACGGCGTGTTCTCAAAGTATTTGAAGAAGATCGCTTTAGAACTCATGCTTGGTGTTCCCCTTCGAAAGATAATCGACGAGTTATTCAAGAAGATAAAGCCGTGGAGGGCAAAAGTGCTATTGTTTATTCTAACCGACTCGATAGAAGTCGGCGGTGGAACAGTGGATGTATTAGAAAACCTGGCATGGTTTGCGGAGAGCATTGAAGCCATCGAGGCCGAGAAGAAGCGCTCCATGAGGACATTAATGATAGTTCCCTACTTGGGAGCAGTCTTAACAGCTTTCACAATAGTGTTCATGGCAACTTACATGGGTAGGATCCCCTTAGCCTCAGGACAGTTTAGGGCTGCGGCATCAACCGTATTACCAAGCATAGTGTTAAATACTTACCTAATGGGTTTAGTTGCAGGTAAGGTTGGATCTGGAAGCGTTGCAGCAGGATTCAAGCATGCATTAATACTTACAATCGTTACAATGTTGTTCTTCATGTTTGCGAAAGTATTTACAGGTTTCCTGTGAGGGTCTCAAGGTGCGAGCTGTAAGCGAACCTTTAGTAATATTGATTCTTTTCATGACCGTGGTCCTCATCTCCCTCTCCATATTCTTTTTCTCCACATTTAGCGTAGACGCTACAACTGCATCCGTCGAATACGGCTATGTGAAATCAATGTTTAGAGAGGTTGCTTTCAGTATCCCCGAGGTTTTAAATGGTCAATCGATATATGTCCGCCACCCCAGCTCTATAATAAATCTAGGCTACAGAAAACTGCCCGTAAACCTAACTATTCAGCTAGAGTTCGCTAATGGTTCCCGCCTCCTCGTATTAGAGAAGACAGAGTTCTACGCTATAACGGGAGGCATCCATAGAAACGTGCTGGAGAATGTGGGGGTTAACTTGATATTTGGCAGAGATAAGCCGTTCGTTACTGAAATAAGGGAGTTGGCTCTAGTTAGAGAATACTATTCGAATGGTTGGACATTTATTGAACTTGACACTAGTAGAATATATTGTTCGATATATAGGGTCGGTTTCAACAACTACTACATGGAAATCCTAGTGGTGGATTTCGGGGGATTCTACGATGCTAATCAACCCCCGTCGGTCATCGGTGGTGGATCTATCACCTTAAAATATGACGTAGCATCCACCCTCGTTAAAGAACATTCAAAGGTCGCAAACATCTACATTACTCACAACCAAACAACATTAACCCTGAGGGAAATCCTTCCGCCAAACGAGTCGTTTGACCGTGTTTCCGGAAATTTAACAGTCAGAATAATATATAAAAAGATAAAGGTATTGATTTCTTAAAGTATTTAAACTCGGGTAATACTTAAATAATCTTAGGAGTTCAGATGAAGCTCGTTTCCGAAACATTTTCTACCGTGCTGATTACATCAGTGTTGCTCGCTCTTTTAGGAGTTCTAAGTTTCTATACTTTCATAAGCATGGCAGGCTTTAACACCACGACAGAGTACTTGTACTATAGGCAGGCATTTCTCTCGATAGGAAACTCGCTGGTCATACCTATGCTGGGCGGTTCTTATGAGATATCTATCCCGATGCATCAACAATCCATTGGGTATAGCAAGGTGGGGGAAATCATTTTTTACTTCAATAATAGCGCGACACCCTCACAAATCCTTGAGTGTATAGGCCTTGTATCAGGAGTGAGAGGCTATTCTAGATCAAACTCCACAATTTACGGGAGCAATTCATATATTGTAAATGATTCAAGACTGATCGCAAGAGTCTTGGAAACATATAATTCGGGAGAATCCCGCCTGTATCTAGATACGTGTCGACTATGGGTTGAGAGCGAGGTCACCAGATCATCATCCGGTATCCTTTTCTTTTACAGGATTTACTATTACAACTTGACCGTTAAGATGCAATACGGTGAAAGAGCCAGGGGCCTCATTAGGGTTTCAATGACGGGGAGTCCAATCACTTACTACGGGTATGCCCAGAACATGACAATTCGCTTCAGCGACCGCATCCATGGGAGGGACATAGTTGCATCGACTAGTAATTTATCGTCGACACCGCCCGGCACTCCGTTGATTTACATTCTCACAATCTACAATGTTGAGATCGAGGTGAAATAAATGCCTACTCCTCCACTCCTCCATGCCATAGGAACTGGTTTCATAATAGCTTTACTAGTAGGATTATTCATGTATGGACTCTTTATGACAGAGATCACGATGATCAACAACTACACAGCAATACTTCAATACATAGCGGATAGAGTAGCCGCTAGTATTAGAGCATTATATTCATCGACATACTTGATGAGCGCGAACAAGTCTAGCATAAGCTTAAACCTCCCCGTAGAGATCTCGAGCGAGAAGGGTTATAACGTCTACATCGGCAAAGGATTTGCGTTAGCAAGAGAGTTCCCGAGGCTCCAGGAGAGATCCGACTACGATCCCCACGCTTTTTACGTGATAGCCTCCACTCCAGACAAGAAGATATATGGCGTCTCTCTCTTATTCCAACCTTCCGATTTAAGCTATCCTCTCATCCTTGCTAAAGGCGAATTCGTGGTGGAAAGGATTAGAGAAGGATTCGATCCCTCTGAAGGATACGCTGAGGAGGGAGTACTATGGCTCTGTAGAATGCCTCTCAACATCAAGGAGAGAGCCGGAGTGAGCCTCTCATCATATCTCGTCAAGGTAGAGTTTAACCCCTCCACCATCAATTGCTCATACCTCGACTCAACCTTTTATCCACGAAGAGAGGACGTGAGATTCGCCGATTCCGACGGCGTCTCCACCCTAAGATATTGGATCGAAGAATGGAGTCCCAACTACACGAGAATATGGGTTGAAATCCCAAGTCTAAGTCCACTCGAGAATAAGACGATATACTTATATTGGGGAAACCCTAATGCGCAAGAGAGAAGCACCACAAGTATATTCTTATTCTACGATGAATTCTCAAAATACGAGTCGCTAGGGGACTTACTCGCTATCAATCCTGTATGGAGCATAAGGCCCCATAATGCATCAAACTATAATTTGACTCCCTATCAGGACGGTGGATTGCTGACCTCAAGTCTCGACATCAAAAATAAGGGATTCTTGATACTATATTACAACAGGATCATCCCTATAGGTCTATCCCAAGGCTTATTAATCGAGTCCCTTGGAAGACCACTCAATAGTTCGAGCAAGGATGCCGAGTATCTTCTTGGACTCGTCAATGTAGGAGATCCGTCACAAGTTTTCAACGTGAGCGTTCAACCCGTCATCGCTGACCCATCTATCTCACTCGTAAACTACACGATCATATATGGTAATTGGTCAATAGACTCTCTAGGCAATGATACTTTTCTAAACCTAACATTACTAGAGCCTGTCGGTGACAACGGATACTATGGTATGGCATTGAGGAGCAACCCTGTACCACGAGACTTTCCTCCGGGACAGGAATATTTCCAAGTACTATACAAAGTGAGAATCGATAATACAAGTGTGATACGTGGCATCCTAATATCGGAAGACCTTAACAGAAACAAAGCTTTCTACATCGGACTTCAATACGACCCTACACAGAACTTGTTAAAAATGCTTTCCACTAATAAAACACTAACCCCAACCCCCTCAGACTTTCAAGTTTTGAACACCACAATAATGAATATAGAGAGACCATTATGGCTAATCCTTTATGTTTCAGTTAAATCCCCAGGAACCGCGAATCCAGAGGCATCTTTCCAGGTCATAAATCCTGATAATGGTTCAACGGTCCTCAGCTATTCTGATAGAGGGACAATAAGCGTTTATCAGCCGAACTATCTGGGTCCATTCGCATACTCTCCAACTCCAATTGAAAATGAGGTCCAACTATGGTTTGACGACCTATTATCATGCAGATATAGTGGCCAAGAATCCTTCGATATCAGAAAATTATTTATCACGGGACTACCCCCTGATTGGGAAGTAGTTGTGATTGATTATAAAGATGTTGAAGTTATTGAAGAGAATGAAACACGAATAGAGCGCAGACCAGTGTTCAGCACAAGTGCAATATCAGACCAGTACGGTACAGCCATATTTGATATGACGCTCTACCCCATATTAGGCGAGAAGTACCCGGTGGAGTTCTTATTCTATTACAATGGGGAACTAGTGGACAGAGTAGAATACAATGGGCTGATATCCGGCGGCATGGTGCTTGTTTATCGACCATACCTTAAAAACCCCTCTTCAATCGATGGAGGATTGATATTCACCGCAGGACATCCTTCATTAAGCTATTTCATTAAGCCACCAGCCTCTAATCCCCAGGAAGCCTCAACAATAGTAGGCCACAACATCACTTCCATAGGGTATTTCAACAATACGATATACTATTTCATAAGAACTCCACTTTTATACAATACAACGTTCACCACAAGCTACAACTACGATAAACCTGCATCTAACTTCACATTTTTCATAGGATTAATGATATACGACTCGACAGGCCAAGGAACTGAAAACCTAGCAGGGCTTTACACGTGGATTCGGGCTAGACCATTCGTGGATCCTGAGCCGATCGTCGAGATCAGCCGCTTGTCAGAATCCCTGAGTATCCCTCGGCCCCCTGATGTGCTGATCTCGGAGTATGTGGATTTAATAGTTTTCTCAAGTGAGCTTTTCGTTGACTTTTTCATGGTTATCAGGAGCGATTCCTACTATGTTTTAACAATAGTTTTTAAGGGGAAAAGAGCATGAAGGAGATCATCGAGTATCTTCTAGCTATTCTTATAATACTTTCATTCATCCCACTATACAATATGTTGTCCACAACGTACTACACTCCGAGAGTCGAGCCCGGTGTTGAAACAGCATCCTATGCTTTTGAAGAAGCGTTGAAATATGTTCTTCTCTACAGCTTCAGCATTGGAAATTACACACAAGAGGTGACCGAGGTAGGCAGGGTCTTAAACAGCACGCTTGAGAACTATTTGGGGCCTTACCTCCTTCAGAAATTTGGTTTTTACGCCCGAGTCCATACTCCCATTGAAAACATA encodes:
- a CDS encoding DHHA1 domain-containing protein → MKELLITHTDMDGVASAGLYIYLNRPSYYHVLYTEPYLMNKAVKKALEIGCDKLAVFDIGINPVVYEEVLEAIGFLARKGVAIEWYDHHVWEEKWKEGLTLRGAHLYIDRSTCGVGVVARNLSPTAEGSVDYLKNMVDGVCGGDLWRFDHWLSPFYIRLVRRRDPIAWKNKVVETISKGVYWNDEFSLKVLKELEGELTALSNISINPDTKIIKVNNFKVGIRLIDDDVENSFLASLILSRANLDVVVIASRDGKLSIRSTSVNVRDLAVALNGGGHTRAAGAKVNIPVIVRLLSRLTPRVFTEYIAKLVEANAEYLKRLED
- a CDS encoding type II/IV secretion system ATPase subunit → MSSSEKPKQKFSLASILTLRKKPKKTLGKEEKKLSIERVMPVEEPLKIVERDQSWRVLESYYVYKPFVKITIAETPTGPMYFVEEQGLTPEDKSVLSKLAEILMDEIHPPSKPEDIRDLRAYVFKEVERIAEKYRDKLGLVGARRIKVFYYVERNLLGYGSIDPFLRDPNIEDLSCNGVNVPIFVGHRKYESIPSNISFLDEEYLNELIMKLAHMSGKHISIAYPVLDAMLPEKHRVAATYGHEVSVKGPSFTIRKFREKPFSVIELIEQGNIDSLTSAYIWLLLEHGKTFMVAGGTGTGKTTLLNALSMFIKPGMKIVTIEDTPELNLPHVNWVQLTSREVYIAGAQSLGTSVKLYDLVKLSLRYRPDYIIVGEVRGDEAFVLFQAMATGHSGASTIHAETLDYAVKRLTSPPMNIPPTYMRLMNVFMHVQRVITRVEKGVVKVRRRITVVQEVEDFEKYIKISTWDPRTDSHIVSLDRSIHLQDIAAKRGLDVSDLIEEVKRRSTVLEWMLVKGIRDAWDVSRVIFDYYYEPMVVYEKAKAELEELLKKEAVEMPAE
- a CDS encoding type II secretion system F family protein, whose product is MKFWDRVYRYFGDYADEILRVTPSLSRNLRRSNIHIHTEVYASLVLFVLAVSAGIAVAIGVLGFFIGFPFIIPLVVVIPVLAYLLMLVIPSLIAGSRATAIDGEFPYTISYLSIMVMSGLSPYIAFERVLKGSVIFQKTSELAQRFVLLNKILGKDPLTAFAMLSDRNPSSRVRETLSGYISTVKAGGDVIDYLNKRARALFNDLLVAMKIIADRLGGLLESYLAIVLLTMISFTVLYFVTASYSGVIAFGIDTGTMALLLYILMPFISVAIIYLGDVMQYKEPWMDWRPYYMFFGVTIPMATVLSLLGIVLYGNPSYRTNPLVSVVHDLLVLPMSFSDIPPNLTFVESSIALSMALILSLIPSMIYAEYVAKEYTIINGITRFIRDLVEVRKTGLPPEKSIIELSSRDYGVFSKYLKKIALELMLGVPLRKIIDELFKKIKPWRAKVLLFILTDSIEVGGGTVDVLENLAWFAESIEAIEAEKKRSMRTLMIVPYLGAVLTAFTIVFMATYMGRIPLASGQFRAAASTVLPSIVLNTYLMGLVAGKVGSGSVAAGFKHALILTIVTMLFFMFAKVFTGFL
- a CDS encoding DUF2341 domain-containing protein; protein product: MPTPPLLHAIGTGFIIALLVGLFMYGLFMTEITMINNYTAILQYIADRVAASIRALYSSTYLMSANKSSISLNLPVEISSEKGYNVYIGKGFALAREFPRLQERSDYDPHAFYVIASTPDKKIYGVSLLFQPSDLSYPLILAKGEFVVERIREGFDPSEGYAEEGVLWLCRMPLNIKERAGVSLSSYLVKVEFNPSTINCSYLDSTFYPRREDVRFADSDGVSTLRYWIEEWSPNYTRIWVEIPSLSPLENKTIYLYWGNPNAQERSTTSIFLFYDEFSKYESLGDLLAINPVWSIRPHNASNYNLTPYQDGGLLTSSLDIKNKGFLILYYNRIIPIGLSQGLLIESLGRPLNSSSKDAEYLLGLVNVGDPSQVFNVSVQPVIADPSISLVNYTIIYGNWSIDSLGNDTFLNLTLLEPVGDNGYYGMALRSNPVPRDFPPGQEYFQVLYKVRIDNTSVIRGILISEDLNRNKAFYIGLQYDPTQNLLKMLSTNKTLTPTPSDFQVLNTTIMNIERPLWLILYVSVKSPGTANPEASFQVINPDNGSTVLSYSDRGTISVYQPNYLGPFAYSPTPIENEVQLWFDDLLSCRYSGQESFDIRKLFITGLPPDWEVVVIDYKDVEVIEENETRIERRPVFSTSAISDQYGTAIFDMTLYPILGEKYPVEFLFYYNGELVDRVEYNGLISGGMVLVYRPYLKNPSSIDGGLIFTAGHPSLSYFIKPPASNPQEASTIVGHNITSIGYFNNTIYYFIRTPLLYNTTFTTSYNYDKPASNFTFFIGLMIYDSTGQGTENLAGLYTWIRARPFVDPEPIVEISRLSESLSIPRPPDVLISEYVDLIVFSSELFVDFFMVIRSDSYYVLTIVFKGKRA